The sequence below is a genomic window from Dehalococcoidales bacterium.
AGTGTTCGATGCGTTGCTCAGCTTGTGCAGGACAAGCAGCGTCCGGGCAGTAGTACATGACTTCGCCTGCTGGTTTTGATATAGCCGAGCCGCATTCAGGACAAACCGGCTTTTTGGAAGTTGAGTCCTTCAGCTTGCCCTCAAGGCTGAATGGGTGTGTATTTCGCGGCCTTTTACTGAGGATTGGCCCGACGATTTGCGGGATGACGTCTCCGGCACGCTGGATTATTACGGTATCACCTTCTCTCACATCTTTACGAAGGATATCGTCTTCGTTGTGGAGGGTTGCCTGTTTAACTGTCACTCCACCTATCTGAACTGGCTCCAGGACGGCATAAGGATTCATGGTGCCGGTGCGTCCAACGCTTATTTTTATCTCTTTTAGCAGAGTAGTGGCCTGAACAGGGGGAAATTTATAGGCGATTGCCCAGCGAGGTTCACGTCCTACATCACCAAGTTTTTGCTGAAGTTTTATCTGGTTGATTTTTATTACAACTCCATCAACTTCATAAGGCAGGCTGTGGCGTTTTTCTACCCAACCACGGTAAAACTCTTTCACTTGCTCTATTGTAGAAAAGTGCCTGTTATTGGGATTAATCTTGAATCCCAATTTTTTTAAATATTCAAGTCGTTCCCAGTGCGTGTCAGGGAGGTTTAAGTCTTCTGCCCATCCAAGCATATATATATAAATATCAAGCGGACGCTCAGCAGTAAGGCGGGGATCAAGCTGGCGCACAGATCCTGCTGCGGCATTACGAGGATTAGCAAAAAGCGACAAACCCTGGTGGGATCTATCCAGATTAAGTTTTTCAAAGCCTGTCTTGGTCATGTACACTTCTCCCCTCGCCTCAAAACGAGAAGGAGAATCTGGCGAGACTGCTAGAGGAATGGAGCGAATTGTGCGAAGGTTGTGAGTAATATCTTCCCCATAGACGCCATCGCCTCGGGTAGCGCCAGTAGTAAAATGGCCATTTTCGTAAGTAAGGGCTACAGCCAGCCCATCCATTTTAAGTTCGCAGACAAAATCCAGGTTGGCATTGCCGGCTAAACGCAACGTTCTGGTATACCATTCGTCGAGATCTGTTTCTGTAAAAGCATTAGCCAGAGAAAGCATGGGAATGGGGTGTTTGACTGTATCAAAGGAACTCAGTGGTTTTGCTCCAACGCGTTGAGTAGGAGAATCCGGTGTAACAAGTTCGGGATGGTCCTTTTCCAGTTTTACCAGCCGCTGCATAAGCAAGTCATATTCAGCATCGCTTATTTCTGGATTGTCTTCTACATAATAAAGGTGGTTGTGGCGGTTTATTTCAGACCGCAAGTGCTCAATCTCAGCCTTGATACCGTCGTTTTTCATACCTGACTAGTATAGCATAATGCCCTGGCGGCATCCTTCAGCCACCATTGAATAACAAGTAATGGAAACAAAAAAAGCAGGGGATAATTCCCCTGCTTCAGGTTATGGTGATTAAACTGTTTGTTTAAAGCTGTACCAGTTTAACGCTGTGAACATCCGGCACCTTCAGGATTTTTTGACGATCCTCCTCCTTGAGAGGCTCGTCCAGTGCCATGATCATCAATGCCCTTCCTCTGGGTTTTTCACGGCTCAAGTGCATGTGGCTGACGTTGACATCAGCTTCACCGGTAATTTTGCCAACAGCTCCAATAAGCCCCGGTCGGTCGCGATGGTCTGAAAAGAGGAAATACTTACCTGTAGGGACAATATCAACCCAGAATTCGTTGACTTTAACCACGTGAGGCTCACCACGTAATACCGTACCGGCTACTGATACATTTCCTTCAGAAGTTTCTACATCAAGAGTGATAAGATTGCTGAAGTTCTCGCAGCTGGTTTCCTTTTCTTCTATGACTTGAATACCCCGGCGACGAGCGATTGTATTGGCGTTTACCATATTAACCCGCTCTTCGCTCAACCGGTCAAGCAGGCCACCCAGAATAGCTGCCTTGAGTGCATTAGTATTAAACGATGCAATTTCGCCATTGTATTGTATTTTAATTTTGCGCATGTTACCTTCGCCAAGGTAACTTGTGAGTTGGCCAACTATCTTGGCGACTTTCATGTACGGTCCGAGAACGCTCATTGCTTCTGCAGAAATAAAAGGTGCGTTTACGGCATATCTTGCTGGTTGCCCGCCAAGTACATCCACTATCTGATGAGCTACCTCAGTCGCGGCCAATACTTGAGCTTCGGTGGTTGAGGCTCCGAGGTGTGGTGTAACGATTGTTTTGTCGCAGGTAAACAAAATGCTCTGGGTGCATGGTTCATTACAAAAAACATCTATCGCTGCTCCAGCCAGTTTGCCCTCATTTAGCGCTTTAACCAGTGCTTCTTCATTTATCAGCCCGCCTCGAGCTGCGTTGATAATGCGTGCAGTGGGTTTCATGGTTTTCAGTTGAGGAGTATCTATCATATTGCGAGTGGTATCAGTGAGCGGTGTATGCAGAGTAATGAAATCAGCCTCGCGGTAGAGGGTTTCGAGGGAAACCATTTCAGCTTGAAGCTGCCCAGCCCGCTCTTCAGAAACGAAGGGGTCGTAGGCTAAGATTTTCATCTCCATCCCTCGTGCACGCCGGGCTACTTCCCTGCCAATATTTCCCAAGCCTATAATTCCCAGGGTTTTATTCTTAACTTCAGTGCCCATGAAATCTGCACGTTTCCATTGGCCTGATTTGAGAGAATAATTTGCCTGCGGTATGTGGCGGGCAAGAGATAGCATTAGCGCAATAGTATGTTCGGCAGCAGATACGGTATTGCCGGTAGGGGCATTAGCTACTATAATGCCACGCTCTGTTGCGGCATTTACATCGATATTATCTACACCGACTCCAGCACGCCCGATTATAACCAGTTTTTTACCCGCGTTTATCACATTCGCGGTGACCTGGGTTTGAGACCGCACCACCAGGGCATCATATTCCCCTATGGTATTTATTAATTGCTCTTCAGTTAGTTTTGTTTTGATATCAACTTCTGCAATTTGACTCATGATATCAACGCCGTCTTGAGCAATAGGGTCAGCTACGAGAACCTTCATATTTTATGCTCCTTTAAACCCTGCTTTTGGCAACGCTTCCTTAAGAGCTGCGAATACAGCATCAATATCTTTTTCATCGACCCATCCCAGATGGCCAATACGGAAAATTTTACCTTCCAGCACTTGCTGACCTCCACCGAGGATGACATCATACTCTTCGCGCATTATCTTGTTAAGCAGTTTTCCGTCCAGCCCTTTGTTTGCGTGGACAGAGGTAACAGTATTAGAAGCGTATTTTTCATCCGCAAACAGTTCCAGACCAAGCTTTATTGCGTTGTGGCGGGTCATATTTGCGATACGCTCATGGCGTTTAATGATGTTGGGAAGACCCTCTTCGAGCATCATTT
It includes:
- the ligA gene encoding NAD-dependent DNA ligase LigA; its protein translation is MKNDGIKAEIEHLRSEINRHNHLYYVEDNPEISDAEYDLLMQRLVKLEKDHPELVTPDSPTQRVGAKPLSSFDTVKHPIPMLSLANAFTETDLDEWYTRTLRLAGNANLDFVCELKMDGLAVALTYENGHFTTGATRGDGVYGEDITHNLRTIRSIPLAVSPDSPSRFEARGEVYMTKTGFEKLNLDRSHQGLSLFANPRNAAAGSVRQLDPRLTAERPLDIYIYMLGWAEDLNLPDTHWERLEYLKKLGFKINPNNRHFSTIEQVKEFYRGWVEKRHSLPYEVDGVVIKINQIKLQQKLGDVGREPRWAIAYKFPPVQATTLLKEIKISVGRTGTMNPYAVLEPVQIGGVTVKQATLHNEDDILRKDVREGDTVIIQRAGDVIPQIVGPILSKRPRNTHPFSLEGKLKDSTSKKPVCPECGSAISKPAGEVMYYCPDAACPAQAEQRIEHFASRDAMDIRGIGENLSIALYRKGLARDFADLYYLSPADLMQLDNMKDKKTTNIINAIEGSKRPPLECLVYGLGIRHVGSETARLLVQHFKNLDRLMEASQEELSQVPGIGPKIATSIAAFFANPANRLIIQKLKKAEVIPPEPEETTLGDMPLSGLEFVITGKLNHFTREEAEERIRALGGNAKSDVTRKTSYVVIGESPGSKLQKARKLGIKEINETSLLKMLGEP
- the serA gene encoding phosphoglycerate dehydrogenase, translated to MKVLVADPIAQDGVDIMSQIAEVDIKTKLTEEQLINTIGEYDALVVRSQTQVTANVINAGKKLVIIGRAGVGVDNIDVNAATERGIIVANAPTGNTVSAAEHTIALMLSLARHIPQANYSLKSGQWKRADFMGTEVKNKTLGIIGLGNIGREVARRARGMEMKILAYDPFVSEERAGQLQAEMVSLETLYREADFITLHTPLTDTTRNMIDTPQLKTMKPTARIINAARGGLINEEALVKALNEGKLAGAAIDVFCNEPCTQSILFTCDKTIVTPHLGASTTEAQVLAATEVAHQIVDVLGGQPARYAVNAPFISAEAMSVLGPYMKVAKIVGQLTSYLGEGNMRKIKIQYNGEIASFNTNALKAAILGGLLDRLSEERVNMVNANTIARRRGIQVIEEKETSCENFSNLITLDVETSEGNVSVAGTVLRGEPHVVKVNEFWVDIVPTGKYFLFSDHRDRPGLIGAVGKITGEADVNVSHMHLSREKPRGRALMIMALDEPLKEEDRQKILKVPDVHSVKLVQL